Proteins co-encoded in one Dasypus novemcinctus isolate mDasNov1 chromosome 18, mDasNov1.1.hap2, whole genome shotgun sequence genomic window:
- the LOC101414161 gene encoding zinc finger protein 256 isoform X1, which produces MAAAAPSVPAQVPMLAETFMDPTQGSVTFEDVAVYFSWEEWGLLDEAQKCLYRDVMLENFALVASLGCWHGAGDEEASAEQSTPIEGVTQVKTPRAVPLPQKAHPFEMCGSLLNDILHLAEQQGKHHRQKLYMCGTCGKRFYFSANLHHHQKQHTAEKFFKSDMGRALFLKSCKFHMSGKPFTCREVGKDFLIRLGLLQQQARHTGEKPVSYSECRAAVHNGKSYGWGDCKKDFSHKHILVHNQTVLNRGGLYECSECGKAFRYKGSLAQHQKLHTGERPYECNKCGKACTRRSNLIQHQKVHNGEGFYECSECGKFFTHSSMFIQHQRVHTGERPYKCGKCGKSFSQSSGLIHHRRVHNGIRPYKCSECGKSFRLKSNLIQHLRVHTGERPYECTECGKSFSQSSGLIQHRRVHTGERPYECSECGKSFSCKSDLVQHQRIHTGERPYECGECGKSFSRSSGLIQHRKLHTNEMPYVCSQCGNTFSQISRLIKHQRVHTGERPFECSECGKSFSERSVLIQHRRVHTGERPYECGVCGKSFSQNSSLIYHRIIHTGERPYECSECGKSFRLKSNLIQHRRVHTGERPYNCDECGKSFSQSSGLIQHRRVHTGERPYECSVCGKSFSRKFDLIKHRRVHLEQDLMMEANVGNPLASGTAS; this is translated from the exons GGCAGCGTGACCTTTGAGGATGTGGCCGTGTACTTCTCCTGGGAGGAGTGGGGCCTTCTTGATGAGGCTCAGAAATGCCTGTACCGtgatgtgatgctggagaacttTGCACTTGTGGCCTCACTAG GTTGTTGGCATGGAGCAGGGGATGAAGAGGCATCTGCTGAACAGAGTACTCCTATAGAAGGAGTGACACAAGTCAAGACTCCCAGGGCTGTTCCATTGCCACAGAAGGCCCACCCCTTTGAGATGTGTGGCTCCCTTTTGAACGACATTTTGCATTTGGCTGAGCAACAGGGAAAACATCACAGGCAGAAACTGTACATGTGTGGGACATGTGGCAAACGATTCTACTTCAGTGCTAACCTTCACCACCATCAGAAGCAGCACACTGCAGAGAAATTCTTCAAAAGTGACATGGGTAGAGCTTTGTTTTTGAAGAGCTGCAAATTCCATATGTCAGGGAAGCCATTTACCTGTAGAGAAGTTGGGAAGGACTTCCTGATCAGGCTGGGTCTCCTTCAGCAGCAGGCCAGGCACACTGGGGAGAAGCCAGTCAGCTACAGTGAATGTCGTGCAGCTGTTCACAATGGAAAAAGTTATGGCTGGGGAGACTGCAAAAAAGATTTTAGCCACAAACACATACTTGTTCACAACCAGACTGTGCTAAATAGAGGAGGGCTTTAtgaatgcagtgaatgtgggaaagcttttCGGTACAAAGGCTCACTTGCTCAGCACCAGAAACTCCACACGGGAGAGAGGCCTTATGAGTGCAACAAATGTGGAAAAGCCTGCACACGAAGGTCTAATCTCATTCAGCACCAAAAAGTCCACAATGGGGAAGGATTTTATgaatgcagtgaatgtggaaaATTCTTTACCCATAGCTCCATGTTCATTCAACACCAGAGAGTTCATACTGGAGAAAGACCTTATAAGTGTGGCAAATGTGGGAAATCCTTTAGCCAAAGTTCTGGTCTCATTCATCACCGGAGAGTTCACAATGGAATAAGGCCTTAtaagtgcagtgaatgtgggaAATCCTTTAGACTCAAATCCAACCTCATTCAACACCTGAGAGTTCATACTGGAGAAAGACCTTATGAATGTACTGAATGTGGAAAATCCTTCAGCCAAAGCTCTGGCCTCATTCAACACCGGAGAGTTCACACGGGAGAAAGGCCTTATGAATGCAGCGAATGTGGGAAATCTTTTAGCTGCAAATCTGACCTTGTTCAACaccagagaattcatactggagaaagACCTTATGAGTGTGGCGAATGTGGGAAATCCTTCAGCCGAAGCTCTGGCCTTATCCAACACCGGAAACTTCACACTAATGAAATGCCTTATGTGTGTAGTCAGTGTGGAAATACCTTTAGTCAAATCTCTAGACTCATTAAACACCAGAGAGTCCACACCGGGGAAAGGCCTTTTGAGTGCAGTGAATGTGGGAAATCCTTTAGCGAAAGATCTGTCCTTATTCAACACCGGAGAGTTCACACTGGAGAAAGGCCTTATGAGTGCGGTGTTTGTGGGAAATCCTTTAGCCAAAACTCTAGCCTCATTTACCATCGGATAATTCACACTGGAGAAAGGCCTTATGAATGTAGTGAATGTGGCAAATCCTTTAGACTCAAATCCAACCTTATCCAGCACCGGAGAGTTCATACTGGAGAAAGGCCTTATAACTGCGATGAATGTGGGAAATCCTTCAGCCAAAGCTCTGGCCTCATTCAACACCGGAGAGTTCACACTGGAGAAAGGCCTTATGAGTGCAGTGTGTGTGGGAAATCCTTTAGCCGCAAATTTGATCTTATTAAGCACCGGAGAGTTCACCTGGAGCAAGACCTTATGATGGAGGCAAATGTAGGAAATCCTTTAGCCAGTGGTACAGCCTCATAA
- the LOC101414161 gene encoding zinc finger protein 256 isoform X2, giving the protein MAAARAAPARAPGSVTFEDVAVYFSWEEWGLLDEAQKCLYRDVMLENFALVASLGCWHGAGDEEASAEQSTPIEGVTQVKTPRAVPLPQKAHPFEMCGSLLNDILHLAEQQGKHHRQKLYMCGTCGKRFYFSANLHHHQKQHTAEKFFKSDMGRALFLKSCKFHMSGKPFTCREVGKDFLIRLGLLQQQARHTGEKPVSYSECRAAVHNGKSYGWGDCKKDFSHKHILVHNQTVLNRGGLYECSECGKAFRYKGSLAQHQKLHTGERPYECNKCGKACTRRSNLIQHQKVHNGEGFYECSECGKFFTHSSMFIQHQRVHTGERPYKCGKCGKSFSQSSGLIHHRRVHNGIRPYKCSECGKSFRLKSNLIQHLRVHTGERPYECTECGKSFSQSSGLIQHRRVHTGERPYECSECGKSFSCKSDLVQHQRIHTGERPYECGECGKSFSRSSGLIQHRKLHTNEMPYVCSQCGNTFSQISRLIKHQRVHTGERPFECSECGKSFSERSVLIQHRRVHTGERPYECGVCGKSFSQNSSLIYHRIIHTGERPYECSECGKSFRLKSNLIQHRRVHTGERPYNCDECGKSFSQSSGLIQHRRVHTGERPYECSVCGKSFSRKFDLIKHRRVHLEQDLMMEANVGNPLASGTAS; this is encoded by the exons ATGGCGGCCGCGCGCGCCGCCCCGGCCCGGGCCCCG GGCAGCGTGACCTTTGAGGATGTGGCCGTGTACTTCTCCTGGGAGGAGTGGGGCCTTCTTGATGAGGCTCAGAAATGCCTGTACCGtgatgtgatgctggagaacttTGCACTTGTGGCCTCACTAG GTTGTTGGCATGGAGCAGGGGATGAAGAGGCATCTGCTGAACAGAGTACTCCTATAGAAGGAGTGACACAAGTCAAGACTCCCAGGGCTGTTCCATTGCCACAGAAGGCCCACCCCTTTGAGATGTGTGGCTCCCTTTTGAACGACATTTTGCATTTGGCTGAGCAACAGGGAAAACATCACAGGCAGAAACTGTACATGTGTGGGACATGTGGCAAACGATTCTACTTCAGTGCTAACCTTCACCACCATCAGAAGCAGCACACTGCAGAGAAATTCTTCAAAAGTGACATGGGTAGAGCTTTGTTTTTGAAGAGCTGCAAATTCCATATGTCAGGGAAGCCATTTACCTGTAGAGAAGTTGGGAAGGACTTCCTGATCAGGCTGGGTCTCCTTCAGCAGCAGGCCAGGCACACTGGGGAGAAGCCAGTCAGCTACAGTGAATGTCGTGCAGCTGTTCACAATGGAAAAAGTTATGGCTGGGGAGACTGCAAAAAAGATTTTAGCCACAAACACATACTTGTTCACAACCAGACTGTGCTAAATAGAGGAGGGCTTTAtgaatgcagtgaatgtgggaaagcttttCGGTACAAAGGCTCACTTGCTCAGCACCAGAAACTCCACACGGGAGAGAGGCCTTATGAGTGCAACAAATGTGGAAAAGCCTGCACACGAAGGTCTAATCTCATTCAGCACCAAAAAGTCCACAATGGGGAAGGATTTTATgaatgcagtgaatgtggaaaATTCTTTACCCATAGCTCCATGTTCATTCAACACCAGAGAGTTCATACTGGAGAAAGACCTTATAAGTGTGGCAAATGTGGGAAATCCTTTAGCCAAAGTTCTGGTCTCATTCATCACCGGAGAGTTCACAATGGAATAAGGCCTTAtaagtgcagtgaatgtgggaAATCCTTTAGACTCAAATCCAACCTCATTCAACACCTGAGAGTTCATACTGGAGAAAGACCTTATGAATGTACTGAATGTGGAAAATCCTTCAGCCAAAGCTCTGGCCTCATTCAACACCGGAGAGTTCACACGGGAGAAAGGCCTTATGAATGCAGCGAATGTGGGAAATCTTTTAGCTGCAAATCTGACCTTGTTCAACaccagagaattcatactggagaaagACCTTATGAGTGTGGCGAATGTGGGAAATCCTTCAGCCGAAGCTCTGGCCTTATCCAACACCGGAAACTTCACACTAATGAAATGCCTTATGTGTGTAGTCAGTGTGGAAATACCTTTAGTCAAATCTCTAGACTCATTAAACACCAGAGAGTCCACACCGGGGAAAGGCCTTTTGAGTGCAGTGAATGTGGGAAATCCTTTAGCGAAAGATCTGTCCTTATTCAACACCGGAGAGTTCACACTGGAGAAAGGCCTTATGAGTGCGGTGTTTGTGGGAAATCCTTTAGCCAAAACTCTAGCCTCATTTACCATCGGATAATTCACACTGGAGAAAGGCCTTATGAATGTAGTGAATGTGGCAAATCCTTTAGACTCAAATCCAACCTTATCCAGCACCGGAGAGTTCATACTGGAGAAAGGCCTTATAACTGCGATGAATGTGGGAAATCCTTCAGCCAAAGCTCTGGCCTCATTCAACACCGGAGAGTTCACACTGGAGAAAGGCCTTATGAGTGCAGTGTGTGTGGGAAATCCTTTAGCCGCAAATTTGATCTTATTAAGCACCGGAGAGTTCACCTGGAGCAAGACCTTATGATGGAGGCAAATGTAGGAAATCCTTTAGCCAGTGGTACAGCCTCATAA
- the LOC101414161 gene encoding zinc finger protein 256 isoform X3 — protein MPVIGTIMRNLLKGSVTFEDVAVYFSWEEWGLLDEAQKCLYRDVMLENFALVASLGCWHGAGDEEASAEQSTPIEGVTQVKTPRAVPLPQKAHPFEMCGSLLNDILHLAEQQGKHHRQKLYMCGTCGKRFYFSANLHHHQKQHTAEKFFKSDMGRALFLKSCKFHMSGKPFTCREVGKDFLIRLGLLQQQARHTGEKPVSYSECRAAVHNGKSYGWGDCKKDFSHKHILVHNQTVLNRGGLYECSECGKAFRYKGSLAQHQKLHTGERPYECNKCGKACTRRSNLIQHQKVHNGEGFYECSECGKFFTHSSMFIQHQRVHTGERPYKCGKCGKSFSQSSGLIHHRRVHNGIRPYKCSECGKSFRLKSNLIQHLRVHTGERPYECTECGKSFSQSSGLIQHRRVHTGERPYECSECGKSFSCKSDLVQHQRIHTGERPYECGECGKSFSRSSGLIQHRKLHTNEMPYVCSQCGNTFSQISRLIKHQRVHTGERPFECSECGKSFSERSVLIQHRRVHTGERPYECGVCGKSFSQNSSLIYHRIIHTGERPYECSECGKSFRLKSNLIQHRRVHTGERPYNCDECGKSFSQSSGLIQHRRVHTGERPYECSVCGKSFSRKFDLIKHRRVHLEQDLMMEANVGNPLASGTAS, from the exons ATGCCAGTAATAGGTACCATCATGCGGAACCTCTTGAAG GGCAGCGTGACCTTTGAGGATGTGGCCGTGTACTTCTCCTGGGAGGAGTGGGGCCTTCTTGATGAGGCTCAGAAATGCCTGTACCGtgatgtgatgctggagaacttTGCACTTGTGGCCTCACTAG GTTGTTGGCATGGAGCAGGGGATGAAGAGGCATCTGCTGAACAGAGTACTCCTATAGAAGGAGTGACACAAGTCAAGACTCCCAGGGCTGTTCCATTGCCACAGAAGGCCCACCCCTTTGAGATGTGTGGCTCCCTTTTGAACGACATTTTGCATTTGGCTGAGCAACAGGGAAAACATCACAGGCAGAAACTGTACATGTGTGGGACATGTGGCAAACGATTCTACTTCAGTGCTAACCTTCACCACCATCAGAAGCAGCACACTGCAGAGAAATTCTTCAAAAGTGACATGGGTAGAGCTTTGTTTTTGAAGAGCTGCAAATTCCATATGTCAGGGAAGCCATTTACCTGTAGAGAAGTTGGGAAGGACTTCCTGATCAGGCTGGGTCTCCTTCAGCAGCAGGCCAGGCACACTGGGGAGAAGCCAGTCAGCTACAGTGAATGTCGTGCAGCTGTTCACAATGGAAAAAGTTATGGCTGGGGAGACTGCAAAAAAGATTTTAGCCACAAACACATACTTGTTCACAACCAGACTGTGCTAAATAGAGGAGGGCTTTAtgaatgcagtgaatgtgggaaagcttttCGGTACAAAGGCTCACTTGCTCAGCACCAGAAACTCCACACGGGAGAGAGGCCTTATGAGTGCAACAAATGTGGAAAAGCCTGCACACGAAGGTCTAATCTCATTCAGCACCAAAAAGTCCACAATGGGGAAGGATTTTATgaatgcagtgaatgtggaaaATTCTTTACCCATAGCTCCATGTTCATTCAACACCAGAGAGTTCATACTGGAGAAAGACCTTATAAGTGTGGCAAATGTGGGAAATCCTTTAGCCAAAGTTCTGGTCTCATTCATCACCGGAGAGTTCACAATGGAATAAGGCCTTAtaagtgcagtgaatgtgggaAATCCTTTAGACTCAAATCCAACCTCATTCAACACCTGAGAGTTCATACTGGAGAAAGACCTTATGAATGTACTGAATGTGGAAAATCCTTCAGCCAAAGCTCTGGCCTCATTCAACACCGGAGAGTTCACACGGGAGAAAGGCCTTATGAATGCAGCGAATGTGGGAAATCTTTTAGCTGCAAATCTGACCTTGTTCAACaccagagaattcatactggagaaagACCTTATGAGTGTGGCGAATGTGGGAAATCCTTCAGCCGAAGCTCTGGCCTTATCCAACACCGGAAACTTCACACTAATGAAATGCCTTATGTGTGTAGTCAGTGTGGAAATACCTTTAGTCAAATCTCTAGACTCATTAAACACCAGAGAGTCCACACCGGGGAAAGGCCTTTTGAGTGCAGTGAATGTGGGAAATCCTTTAGCGAAAGATCTGTCCTTATTCAACACCGGAGAGTTCACACTGGAGAAAGGCCTTATGAGTGCGGTGTTTGTGGGAAATCCTTTAGCCAAAACTCTAGCCTCATTTACCATCGGATAATTCACACTGGAGAAAGGCCTTATGAATGTAGTGAATGTGGCAAATCCTTTAGACTCAAATCCAACCTTATCCAGCACCGGAGAGTTCATACTGGAGAAAGGCCTTATAACTGCGATGAATGTGGGAAATCCTTCAGCCAAAGCTCTGGCCTCATTCAACACCGGAGAGTTCACACTGGAGAAAGGCCTTATGAGTGCAGTGTGTGTGGGAAATCCTTTAGCCGCAAATTTGATCTTATTAAGCACCGGAGAGTTCACCTGGAGCAAGACCTTATGATGGAGGCAAATGTAGGAAATCCTTTAGCCAGTGGTACAGCCTCATAA